The Vigna unguiculata cultivar IT97K-499-35 chromosome 6, ASM411807v1, whole genome shotgun sequence genome contains a region encoding:
- the LOC114188776 gene encoding pinin, producing MGNTAVEKTEEVLRNEIDELLRKQREITERLRDPRGLRRGALAGPALRTNGGVRQRPFIRSGDRNDSEDQPPAKRRLSSAVVKVDDGELPEDADAGQDGKEKGSAVEGVNGTGAVVQSDRNLFNSHQSGWSKRDGNQRTSKAVSDIPTAEHVPRVLPKNEDPSLVNRNKRMLGQLLGTLEKFRKEDMQLSGTEAYMRRSNSLQRAEQRAREESERLRKEEREQIAENRRRDLTLRARVSAKTEEKKLELLFLRWSEHHKRLSNFIRTKAEPPIYYLPNKPLDEDPTSLEKRKEEAFLEWKNARREEVSEYQKQIREQYLGNVEKELERWQNARNARKANNDQNLQETMDKELDTHRLEHGPKKRKIPGGNNNEDDDDDVEDINVGEDDMMDDELDDDSGRRIDETTKSEAGKAIADPAPDADNAEGK from the exons ATGGGGAACACGGCGGTGGAAAAGACGGAGGAAGTACTCCGCAACGAGATCGATGAGCTTCTTCGCAAACAGCGCGAG ATTACGGAGAGGCTTCGAGATCCTCGTGGCCTCCGCAGAGGTGCCTTGGCGGGTCCTGCCCTTCGAACTAATGGTGGTGTTCGCCAAAGACCCTTCATTCGCTCT GGAGACAGGAATGATTCTGAAGATCAACCTCCTGCGAAACGACGGCTTTCATCCGCTGTGGTTAAG GTGGATGATGGCGAGTTGCCTGAAGATGCTGATGCGGGACAGGATGGAAAGGAGAAGGGTTCAGCTGTTGAAGGTGTGAATGGGACCGGTGCAGTGGTCCAGAGTGATAGAAACCTCTTCAATTCTCACCAAAGTGGATGGTCTAAGAGAGATGGCAATCAAAGAACTTCCAAGGCG GTTTCTGATATTCCCACCGCGGAACATGTTCCTAGGGTACTGCCAAAGAATGAGGATCCCAGTTTGGTTAATAGGAATAAAAGAATGTTGGGTCAGCTTCTGGGAACTCTGGAG AAATTCAGAAAGGAAGACATGCAACTCTCGGGAACAGAGGCATACATGCGAAGATCCAATTCCTTGCAAAGA GCGGAGCAAAGGGCACGTGAAGAAAGTGAAAGGCTTAGGAAAGAAGAGCGTGAGCAGATTGCTGAAAATCGAAGGAGAGACTTG ACCCTTAGGGCTCGTGTGTCTGCTAAGacagaagaaaagaaattggagTTGCTGTTTCTTCGCTGGAGTGAGCATCATAAAAGACTAAGCAATTTTATAAG GACTAAAGCAGAACCTCCAATCTACTACTTGCCTAACAAGCCCTTGGATGAAGATCCAACGTCACTTGAGAAGCGCAAAGAAGAG GCATTCCTGGAATGGAAGAATGCAAGAAGAGAGGAAGTGTCTGAGTACCAGAAACAGATTAGGGAGCAGTACCTTGGCAATGTTGAGAAGGAATTGGAGAGATGGCAGAATGCAAGGAACGCAAGGAAAGCAAACAATGACCAGAATTTACAGGAGACTATGGACAAAGAGTTGGATACTCATAGGCTGGAGCATGGTCCCAAGAAAAGAAAGATCCCAGGTGGAAACAataatgaagatgatgatgatgatgtggAAGATATAAATGTGGGAGAGGATGACATGATGGATGATGAATTAGACGATGACTCTGGTAGGAGGATTGATGAAACAACAAAGTCGGAAGCAGGTAAGGCCATTGCAGATCCTGCACCTGATGCCGACAATGCGGAAGGGAAGTGA
- the LOC114186880 gene encoding uncharacterized protein LOC114186880: protein MAPSANHHPHPNGERRQWPPAAAAEAAPTVAAHSSYNGYRQYHPTTPARSSSSASFKGCCCCLFLLFSFLALLVLAVVLVIILAVKPKKPQFDLEQVGVQYMGITSTPPSTASLTLTIRLLFAATNPNKVGIRYGQSSFTVMYRGIPLGKATVPGFFQQPHSHRQVIATISVDRVNLLQADAADLIRDASLNDRVDLRVLGDVSAKIRVMNFDSPGVQVSVDCAIVISPRKQSLSYKQCGFDGLTV, encoded by the exons atggCTCCGAGTGCAAACCACCACCCACATCCAAACGGCGAGCGAAGACAATGGCCACCGGCAGCGGCGGCGGAAGCGGCGCCGACAGTGGCAGCACATTCGTCTTACAACGGGTACCGGCAGTACCACCCCACAACGCCGGCTCGCTCGTCGTCGTCGGCGTCGTTCAAAGGGTGCTGTTGTTGTCTCTTCCTTCTATTCTCGTTTCTGGCGCTGCTGGTGCTAGCGGTGGTGCTGGTGATAATCCTCGCCGTGAAACCGAAGAAGCCGCAGTTCGATCTGGAGCAGGTGGGCGTGCAGTACATGGGCATCACATCCACTCCCCCCTCCACGGCCTCTCTCACCCTCACCATTCGCCTCCTCTTCGCCGCCACCAACCCCAACAAGGTTGGCATCCGATACGGCCAGTCCAGCTTCACCGTCATGTACCGCGGGATCCCCCTCGGCAAAGCCACCGTCCCCGGCTTCTTCCAGCAGCCCCATAGCCACCGCCAGGTCATCGCCACCATCTCCGTCGATCGCGTGAATCTCCTCCAGGCCGACGCCGCCGACTTGATTCGCGACGCCTCCCTCAACGACCGCGTGGACCTCCGCGTCCTGGGCGATGTCTCCGCCAAGATCCGCGTCATGAACTTCGATTCCCCTGGCGTTCAG GTTTCGGTGGATTGTGCTATTGTGATCAGTCCAAGAAAGCAATCTCTGTCTTACAAGCAGTGTGGATTCGATGGATTGACTGTTTGA
- the LOC114188983 gene encoding fasciclin-like arabinogalactan protein 19, which yields MWRSFGGVWVRCIVVAILLKAVSVMCRPTREFDSMLSTVRARGYDLFCNAIVTSDLQMDILFHQNDNKATSRAFTFFAPTDASLFALDMTQTASSYTDTLRFHVVPRRLSLAHLRLLPDGYTLPTLLPQRFLQLTRPNSSAIAVGGVDVAFPGLYYGHYFAVHGLAGILSPRSNDYPSPSPSPSPAELAPPIRSRSSPKSPANQPVLAPVPNFAPLRVSPVDAPASATSPVGSSEEEPEWKGYPPAGLPPRYPGSAISQPPEGYSDALASAPAPEALERMRKCLNPVGGLEESDMQCHSA from the coding sequence ATGTGGAGGAGTTTTGGTGGAGTGTGGGTGAGGTGCATCGTAGTAGCGATATTGCTGAAGGCCGTTAGTGTGATGTGCAGACCCACAAGAGAGTTTGATTCCATGCTGAGCACCGTACGGGCCAGAGGGTACGACCTCTTCTGCAACGCAATCGTCACCTCTGATCTTCAAATGGACATTCTCTTTCATCAGAACGACAACAAAGCCACCTCACGCGCCTTCACCTTCTTCGCTCCCACCGACGCTTCCCTCTTCGCCCTCGACATGACTCAGACCGCCTCCTCTTACACCGATACGCTCCGTTTCCACGTCGTCCCTCGCCGCCTATCCCTCGCCCACCTCCGCCTCCTCCCCGACGGTTACACGCTTCCCACGCTCCTCCCTCAGCGCTTTCTCCAACTTACGCGCCCCAATTCCTCCGCCATCGCCGTCGGCGGCGTCGACGTTGCTTTCCCCGGCCTCTATTACGGCCACTACTTCGCCGTTCACGGCCTCGCGGGAATTCTCAGTCCCCGATCCAACGATTATCCTTCGCCTTCTCCTTCGCCTTCGCCGGCGGAGTTGGCTCCTCCGATTCGTTCAAGAAGCAGTCCTAAATCGCCGGCGAACCAACCAGTTCTTGCTCCAGTACCGAATTTCGCTCCGTTGCGCGTTTCTCCGGTTGACGCTCCGGCATCGGCTACTTCGCCGGTTGGTTCTTCAGAAGAGGAACCTGAGTGGAAAGGTTATCCTCCGGCAGGTTTGCCTCCCAGATATCCTGGTTCAGCAATATCACAGCCACCGGAGGGATATTCCGACGCTTTGGCTTCAGCTCCGGCGCCTGAAGCATTAGAAAGAATGAGAAAGTGTCTGAATCCCGTTGGAGGATTGGAAGAATCTGACATGCAGTGCCATTCAGCATGA
- the LOC114186540 gene encoding G-box-binding factor 4-like produces the protein MASSKVVVTTNPDVAAQSSISSQVWDEVVGGAESQDMAISLHDLLLTSVARNDAVPPSHGGRGKRKAVEEAVVDRATLQKQRRMIKNRESAARSRERKQAYTVELESLVTLLEEENARLLKEEAERRKQRFNQLMECLIPVEEKSKPRRMLRRVNSAQW, from the exons ATGGCATCGTCGAAGGTGGTGGTGACGACGAATCCCGATGTGGCGGCGCAGAGTTCGATTTCGAGCCAGGTATGGGACGAGGTGGTCGGCGGCGCTGAGTCTCAGGACATGGCAATCAGCCTCCACGATTTGTTGTTGACCTCCGTTGCCAGAAACGACGCCGTTCCGCCCTCTCATGGGGGAAGGGGAAAGAGAAAGGCCGTGGAGGAAGCCGTCGTGGATAGGGCTACTCTTCAGAAACAGAGAAGGATGATCAAAAACAGAGAATCTGCCGCTAGGTCCAGGGAACGCAAACag GCTTATACAGTTGAGTTAGAGTCTTTGGTTACACTTCTCGAGGAAGAGAATGCTCGATTGTTAAAGGAAGAG GCTGAAAGGAGAAAGCAGAGGTTCAATCAG CTGATGGAGTGCCTTATTCCAGTTGAGGAGAAGAGTAAACCAAGACGAATGCTTCGGCGAGTGAATTCAGCACAGTGGTGA
- the LOC114187215 gene encoding BAHD acyltransferase BIA1-like, whose protein sequence is MKEEEGKKKMSEEIKFEVEQRRYIKPSIATPPHLQIFKLSLLDQLFPNIHGNITFFFPHTLPHFSTKSQLLQTSLSHTLTRFYPLAGNLHSATTLHCNDVGALFIQSHTNTSLSDILKAPNFHTLQCLLPSTDNQTSTNAAMLLLVRFTSFRCGGTAVTISLSHKIADIAAVIALLKTWTAACAGETPTRDPELAAGAALFPPRELPAPAVTASINTASSENFTSRRFVFEASKVKALKKRIGEGCAFEPSRVEVVLALIWKCALSASRSETAPFKRSVLFQAVNLRPRMEPAVADGALGNFVWPFAVTVEEEAQLELQVMVKRMRESMREFVESKAEKLKEDGGFGVVMESLKERGEVMKKNSVVYKCSSWCRFPLGEVDFGWGEAVWACSVNKMVSNTIALMDTRDGGVEAFVTLDHHHMLLFQQHHHLLHYALLNPSVIL, encoded by the coding sequence atgaaggaagaagaaggtaagaagaaaatgagtgaAGAGATAAAGTTTGAGGTGGAGCAGAGAAGATACATAAAACCCTCCATAGCCACACCACCACACCTCCAAATCTTCAAACTCTCTTTACTTGACCAGCTTTTCCCAAACATCCATGGCAACATCACTTTCTTCTTCCCTCACACACTTCCACACTTCTCCACCAAATCCCAACTCCTTCAAACCTCACTCTCTCACACCTTGACCCGCTTCTACCCTCTCGCCGGAAACCTCCATAGCGCCACCACCCTCCACTGCAACGACGTCGGTGCCCTCTTCATCCAATCCCACACCAATACCTCTCTCTCCGACATCCTCAAAGCCCCAAACTTCCACACCCTCCAATGTCTCCTCCCCTCCACCGATAACCAAACTTCAACAAACGCCGCCATGCTCCTCCTCGTACGCTTCACCTCCTTTCGCTGCGGCGGCACCGCCGTAACCATTTCTCTCTCCCACAAAATCGCCGACATAGCAGCCGTCATCGCACTCCTCAAAACCTGGACCGCCGCGTGCGCCGGAGAAACCCCTACGAGAGACCCCGAACTCGCCGCCGGCGCAGCGCTCTTTCCTCCGAGAGAGCTTCCCGCTCCTGCAGTGACCGCGTCCATTAACACCGCCTCGTCGGAGAACTTCACGTCGAGGAGGTTCGTTTTCGAAGCGTCGAAGGTGAAAGCGCTGAAGAAGAGAATAGGAGAAGGTTGCGCGTTTGAACCTTCGAGGGTGGAGGTGGTGCTTGCACTGATATGGAAATGCGCCCTCTCGGCTTCTCGCTCGGAAACGGCGCCGTTCAAGCGTTCGGTTTTGTTCCAAGCGGTGAACCTCCGTCCCCGGATGGAGCCGGCGGTGGCGGACGGCGCCTTGGGGAACTTTGTGTGGCCATTCGCGGTGACGGTGGAGGAGGAGGCGCAGTTGGAGTTGCAGGTGATGGTGAAGAGGATGAGGGAGAGTATGAGGGAGTTTGTGGAAAGTAAGGCAGAGAAGTTGAAAGAAGATGGTGGTTTTGGAGTGGTTATGGAGAGTTTGAAGGAAAGAGGTGAAGTTATGAAGAAGAATAGTGTTGTTTATAAGTGTTCGAGTTGGTGCAGGTTTCCACTGGGTGAGGTTGACTTTGGTTGGGGCGAAGCAGTGTGGGCTTGCAGTGTGAATAAGATGGTTAGTAACACCATCGCTCTGATGGATACCAGAGACGGTGGAGTTGAAGCTTTCGTCACCCTCGATCACCACCACATGCTTCTCtttcaacaacatcaccatctTTTACACTATGCTTTGCTTAATCCCTCTGTTATTCTCTGA
- the LOC114188008 gene encoding mitogen-activated protein kinase kinase kinase 1-like has translation MDSATGRIDAAIKSSSDSISGNGEGRVHGFGWAVDSAVRSTIASNSEISSVHGFGWAVENGIKSSTAPNFETQDTVHSIRWAVDDAIRSRVAPNPAPLHGFSSAVDNAISSKVGAETAAEAETDSEAELKEAWYVEGSWQKGEMLGKGSFGTVYEAISEDGFFFAAKEVSLLDDRRHGKQCIFQLQQEISLLSQLRHDNIVRYLGTDKDNDKLYIFLEIVTKGSLAVFYKKYHLMDSQVSAYTRQILSGLKYLHDLNVVHRDIKCANILVDATGSVKLADFGLAKVTKLNDVKSIGGSLYWMAPEVVNLRSGGYGLAADIWSLGCTVLEMLTRQPPYSHLEPKQAVVRIGRGELPLVPESLSINARDFILKCLQLNPNKRPTAAHLLDHPFVIAQQPDHPFTKTSSAAHLLDHPFVTAQQPDHPFTEKTSSELRSKLGFKLTTAQIRYLNGDQIPDELQTNKV, from the exons ATGGATAGTGCAACTGGAAGAATTGACGCGGCGATTAAGAGTAGTAGTGATTCGATTTCGGGAAACGGAGAAGGCCGCGTCCATGGATTTGGTTGGGCAGTGGACAGCGCCGTAAGGAGTACGATTGCGTCGAATTCTGAAATATCCTCTGTCCATGGATTCGGTTGGGCAGTGGAGAATGGCATCAAGAGTAGCACTGCGCCAAATTTCGAAACACAGGACACTGTTCATAGTATCCGTTGGGCGGTGGACGATGCAATAAGGAGTAGGGTTGCACCAAATCCCGCTCCTCTCCACGGTTTTTCTTCGGCCGTGGATAATGCCATCAGCAGCAAGGTTGGTGCCGAAACAGCAGCTGAAGCTGAAACTGATTCTGAAGCGGAATTGAAAGAGGCGTGGTATGTGGAGGGGTCATGGCAGAAGGGTGAGATGTTAGGGAAGGGCTCCTTCGGCACAGTCTATGAAGCCATCTCAGA AGATGGATTCTTTTTTGCTGCAAAGGAGGTGTCTTTGCTGGATGATAGAAGGCATGGCAAACAATGCATTTTCCAACTTCAGCAG GAAATATCTCTTTTGAGTCAGCTCCGGCATGACAACATCGTTCGATATCTAGGCACAGACAAG GATAATGATAAGCTGTATATCTTCCTCGAGATTGTAACAAAAGGATCATTGGCAGTTTTCTATAAAAAGTATCATTTAATGGACTCTCAAGTTTCTGCATATACAAGGCAAATTTTAAGCGGCTTGAAGTATCTTCATGATCTTAATGTGGTTCACAG GGACATCAAGTGTGCCAATATACTGGTTGATGCAACCGGGTCCGTCAAGCTTGCAGATTTTGGTTTGGCAAAG gttaccAAGTTAAATGATGTTAAATCAATTGGAGGCTCCCTGTACTGGATGGCCCCTGAG GTTGTCAACTTGAGGAGTGGTGGATATGGGTTAGCAGCAGATATATGGAGTTTAGGATGCACAGTGTTAGAGATGTTGACTCGTCAACCTCCTTACTCTCATTTGGAACCG AAGCAAGCAGTAGTTCGAATTGGCAGGGGTGAACTTCCACTAGTTCCGGAATCCCTATCCATAAATGCCCGAGATTTCATTCTTAAATGCTTACAACTTAACCCAAACAAACGCCCAACTGCTGCTCATCTACTGGACCATCCATTCGTAATTGCTCAACAACCGGATCATCCATTCACAAAGACATCTTCTGCTGCTCATCTACTGGACCATCCATTCGTAACTGCTCAACAACCGGATCATCCATTCACAGAGAAGACATCTTCCGAACTAAGGTCTAAATTAGGGTTTAAACTAACAACGGCTCAAATCAGATACCTGAACGGAGATCAGATACCTGACGAACTCCAAACCAATAAAGTCTAG